From Plasmodium brasilianum strain Bolivian I chromosome 5, whole genome shotgun sequence, the proteins below share one genomic window:
- a CDS encoding early transcribed membrane protein: MRVSAIFYFVNILFLVSLIVPCMCTENVMQKKVKSAFNSLNNKLRNYDDKKKKIMLAAAAGVLITIMSAVVGGIFYRTQSSKDRWDNPDLVDDVHNLVLEAIEYGILFTHKNYYGGKDIDKSFPSEKDIKKYLLKNLKSDNLDLTFLQKQDLIRMIPYIELNIRKACYNYENTKIQ; encoded by the coding sequence ATGAGAGTTTCAGcaattttctattttgttaatattttatttctagtCAGTTTGATAGTGCCTTGTATGTGCACAGAGAATGTAATGCAGAAGAAAGTTAAGAGTGCATTCAATTcattaaataacaaattaaggaattatgatgataaaaaaaaaaagataatgtTAGCCGCAGCTGCAGGAGTATTAATAACCATAATGTCAGCCGTAGTTGGAGGAATTTTTTATCGTACACAAAGTAGTAAAGATAGATGGGATAATCCTGATTTAGTGGATGACGTTCATAACCTTGTACTAGAAGCTATAGAGTATGGCATTCTGTTTACGCATAAGAATTACTATGGTGGTAAAGATATTGATAAATCATTTCCAAGTGAAAAAGACATAAAGAAATACCTTctaaagaatttaaaaagtgATAACCTGGATCTAACATTTTTACAGAAGCAGGATTTAATTCGTATGATTCCTTATATTGAACTTAATATCAGAAAGGCTTGTTATAACTATGAAAATActaaaatacaataa
- a CDS encoding hypothetical protein (conserved Plasmodium protein), which translates to MKKLNSNKRIISLNYKSRLVKKKYIKGKYDKNKKKKKQKRYILTKNNHKDINTYHIISKNKKTNLNEKEVKYIFVNNHKLFQNNNYDIRCVHQNKCTNPSFQVTHSKKRDFGLIREVSSEYLTRKNFKNIFYSKSNVVRYSPEDGKFLIVDGGNKNSSTRSCSNCSHKIYKNELASTPIHESKNTQNSFNRDYRRIIEATNKRKICHILLLDSFHKNINKRDKTCIQSNKKYSKIFKNSQNLQKKMIYVPPQKKRKISINNNEKVSKNLKTINKDKLIKYKYINKSEKDSKNEMYVQNKTKKTRTHKSKKCNKKYNNKIKNMIIQNNLNKIILHSNKCQESKFDNPNINYISHDQKNYIKKTLYQKNFMINDTVLNDEDANNDYSHTPANDNVFKNEITPNKMEFDNGNSNSSSSSNSGSNSSSNSNSGSNSSSNSSSNSSSNKIHKQNIKREKREYDAYNNNSSLINKIIDDATILNDITPSKSPVHMENFSHSNYDSYNHLYVPECTINGKSSIKIKNNIEKEKCILNANGKYTKNYSTRTNESGKKKKGKYSKNSNNEIEQIPRERFTTRQTAAREKSEEKIKSQKCLTEEKHYSSKGDKPNNIPKNIPKPSVVYEKEVIYDESDKTQVIKVNALTKSNLCCRKILDKTNKNKEKKVHANNFNGKHVCSVKPKKYIKSPLSIKSTAFKNNNNDINVTKGNITSTKEVINFIKLKKEYVLHTVYHDDLTEHNSSRNRSEKKNTYRENNYPHNVKGICNSEFNSRSTSSQENGKTYSLQMKPEKSEIPQVEQSIDVINLKRTSELCIYPSFHLTQTHKSKGIIKNGKKNSRKMDSEKLRSSSLLNKCGDSNVKQVSNKNNEKEKIKKATKIKNVEETNNNCTVVSQSGRTNKNIKINKNKEVKTKGLLRKYSSRKNDQTNKTYKNNDLKKNVNQGINICGKKKKENIVKKKNTKKQLSESNELHTYKKINKYGHSHHLTKKGTNTQLNKNLKKCKQILKDNIYHNMEFYKNFDIKSQNSNSIKTEYVSSISSPTNNSSEDYNNTDDKQQNDKKIHRFKTFKSQESLLYELINKKDNKSKIKIFLENSCKSKDIDDATNKEKVSPKSGTIICEEKIVLIKKEKQISVNNADIISKTKNYINNEHVIKKKRNSINTAGEIKKNNYVGMSSTNEKTFNCNKENLSKLCSSHVPNTIMVETSINCKKEKQINHISIIPKWEKIRSQESLLYELINKNDNKSKIKKFLDDSDKHQNVYETKDKEKVSAQNATIKCEEKIMSIKKKMSNSTKLSNIIKKENHVDQKGTNEITTCIKTKCKELSSIHRDKCSKKEDYSINHKNKNNLNLQTYKQKVKSQESLLYELININSNRIKIQNFLKQSNQYEASNNFQTVHENKVNLKENEKKNKIIKDVSCKESTYASRLRTNNNFKKICLTKNSLWHVHNSTKEEINNTREKKLLPKEQKFYKMKKISYPKSPPRTITKKCNDKIGNKNEMFKGSENKKGTEEGKDNTTLNTINNKIKNGIKLTTNKKMDKKQIVKNSNREHNEKIRNELNNGYTKENETKKRLIASSKKDKIIRYNYHIKSSNDQAKKTTNIKGSILSINKCTNLKWGNENKQNFCRNNNLIMKKENKTINQAKYCTNFRVPLNLQKKDNTVSTLFHLIYKTPFDNTKNKNNSRHYLNVTKAYVEKITKNNNGTKNKESTNIAGDYKIYNKNNNYDLVEREMIIYTEANKAKRDSLDIDLDKNVDALKNKKNIITPKFNRKRKISELRIESITKKFYIKTIFANSIMKSQKNSKKVISMHNQIANNEDLKNRDPCYDEKEMNSKKCTERIINTNPKLKKRYINILEHEKRNMEVQKHNVFLNETKQKVEIRICNKTHKIIGNYVNNQISEAPFISHVLNQNVKEGVPRCFREVQTTKTYEEITKINFSGILKELLKEEKLEEIESFYELKKEILPYKESKILQRRANNYTISACLKKEAMKLKIVNEKIIARILKKTTVHVKYFYLKETSLQISNKVIFVVKNVSKEIWKIKGLKKMIIRLGKKKMNSLERRKYHVANLNFFKKENCWEREKCWPKEITKERLAINYLNKNNSERTIIKEQYMMLHFWGKKIYFKNVPIKFVLLEYLKKEVPMEKKKHKKKKNKIIMIIVIMIIIKRLDSQNLKKSTKQLTMMRIEKKECLSWDIKQKLSIINKVKKLYLKEKKKQITVRKILSYTRSKEMEQKVVITENMILYNLSKKYIKKNIEKKLNNEEGKYITIIKNSQEQKLGERNNELITTSYINDIKKDIFKPQQIKKKDKQKTEKEKLLLSNTEREMIIPKIMIKENLQEMKKYVMMIKYLKGEIFKVGKGIFNVQPLNREPAMRSIKEVQVGTSKEIEVGTSKEIEVGTSKEIKVGISKEIEVGTSKEIKVGTSKEIKVGTEKEVPKERINGDIEKEILAIKYLIKEILEEIRNEVIKDYKIRRPKRTKKEKIHHKKMKGYVTIRDIENEHLKYKEKKNRPNKNIQDEINIIERINEGKYHKREKEKEKEKLENKNLIEIKDKDWAKEYINQAILVEDVKCEKEFLIISDLREENKNTPREELREDLLTEVLTIEDVREKTLNEIEEDEEEALTEKAMDEILMITSLREKHMNEIREVLGGELITEMFTIEDIREKSMNETKELREELMIEMLTIEDVREKIINKTEEVREELMIEMLTIEDVREKIINKTEEVREELMIEMLTIEDVREKIINKTEEVREELMIEMLTIEDVREKIINKTEEVREELMIETFTITDLRKETLIESKEIIMAEFQTEIKKEKEGIKDLKKEKIKQEIKKLIEMVKDLKEAYIKEMKSDTLTEEIDKEIMMMKNFEEEITFEIEKELMKETDMEIIMTDHEKVESTFERANGITMLEDVKEALTLEPENEIAVLEDVKEALTLESENEITMSENAKHDFFTEIYNQELSKERETDDEVTDELGNDSISNDTTKKLITTNNTKQRKKLKRKGFSERFKIKLKLMDNLKKSSLKEEKIEKRRNKKKKKKSLKQIIKDILNEETIKETLLENEIKEILHEKILKKNLLCQEKEKLKQNEEYLRCEEYSEGKYVREEKIVKGHYEMKKSKEKLDREEKIKKIMSSKRVTLTEGLAKKRAIFNAEKNMQDYFTDDFFCPCS; encoded by the coding sequence atgaaaaaattaaattcaaataaaaggATTATTTCTTTGAATTATAAAAGTAGGTtggtaaagaaaaaatatatcaaaggtaaatatgacaaaaacaaaaagaagaaaaagcaaaaaagatatattctTACCAAAAATAACCACAAggatattaatacatatcaCATCATTTCGAAAAATAAGAAGactaatttaaatgaaaaagaagtgaaatatatttttgttaataatcaTAAACTTTTTCAAAACAATAACTATGACATAAGATGTGTGCATCAAAACAAATGTACTAATCCTTCTTTTCAAGTAACACACTCAAAAAAAAGGGATTTCGGATTAATTCGGGAAGTAAGCAGTGAATATTTAactagaaaaaattttaaaaatatattttatagtaaATCAAATGTCGTTAGATATTCTCCAGAAGATGGAAAATTCTTAATAGTTGATGGTGGAAATAAAAACTCTTCTACAAGAAGCTGCAGCAACTGTtctcataaaatatataaaaacgaATTAGCCTCTACTCCTATACATGAGTCAAAAAACACCCAAAACAGTTTTAACAGAGATTATAGAAGAATTATAGAGGCTACTAATAAGAGGAAGATATGCCATATTCTTCTTTTAGATTCATTTCATAAGAATATCAACAAACGGGATAAAACTTGTATACAaagtaacaaaaaatattcgaaaatttttaaaaattcgcaaaatttacaaaaaaaaatgatctATGTTCCaccccaaaaaaaaagaaagataagcataaataataatgagaaGGTATCCAAAAATTTGAAAACaattaataaagataaacttatcaaatataaatatataaataaatcagAAAAGGACAGCAAAAATGAGATGTATGttcaaaacaaaacaaaaaaaacacgCACacataaatcaaaaaaatgtaacaagaaatataacaacaaaataaaaaatatgataattcaaaataatttaaataaaattatactacACTCTAATAAGTGTCAAGAATCAAAGTTTGACAATCCAAATATTAACTACATCTCACATGACCAAAAGAACTACATAAAAAAGACCCTATATCAAAAGAACTTTATGATTAATGATACTGTTCTTAATGACGAAGATGCCAATAATGATTATAGTCATACGCCTGCGAATGATAACGTATTCAAAAATGAAATCACACCtaataaaatggaatttGATAATggtaacagtaatagtagcagtagcagtaaCAGTGGCAGTAACAGTagcagtaacagtaacagtgGCAGTAACAGTAGCAGTAACAGTAGCAGTaacagtagtagtaataagatccataaacaaaatataaaaagggaGAAAAGAGAATATgatgcatataataataacagttccttaataaataaaataatagatgACGCAACTATTCTAAATGACATAACACCCTCAAAGAGTCCTGTTCATATGGAAAATTTCTCTCATTCAAATTATGATTCATACAATCACTTATACGTTCCAGAATGCActataaatggaaaaagcagcataaaaataaagaataatatagaaaaagagaaatgcATACTGAATGCAAATGGAAAATACACCAAGAATTATAGCACACGAACTAATGAAAgcggtaaaaaaaaaaaaggtaaatatagcaaaaataGCAACAACGAAATAGAGCAAATTCCAAGAGAGCGTTTCACTACTCGTCAAACTGCTGCACGTGAAAAAagtgaagaaaaaataaaaagtcaGAAATGTTTAACTGAAGAAAAACATTATAGCAGCAAAGGAGATAAACCGAATAATATACCGAAGAATATTCCAAAACCCAGCGTTgtatatgaaaaagaagTTATATATGATGAAAGTGACAAAACACAAGTAATAAAGGTAAATGCGTTGACCAAATCAAATTTATGCTGTCGAAAAATCCTTGataaaacgaataaaaacaaagaaaaaaaagtacatgcTAACAATTTCAATGGAAAACACGTCTGTTCTGTtaaaccaaaaaaatatataaaaagtccTCTTTCCATAAAATCTACAGCTTTTAagaataacaataatgatataaacgTAACTAAAGGAAATATCACCTCAACTAAAGAAGTAatcaattttataaaattaaaaaaggaatatgtACTTCATACTGTTTATCATGATGATTTGACAGAGCACAATTCCAGTAGAAACCGATccgaaaagaaaaatacgtACAGGGAAAATAATTATCCACATAATGTGAAAGGAATATGCAATTCTGAATTTAATTCTAGATCTACTAGCAGTCaagaaaatggaaaaacGTATTCTCTTCAGATGAAACCAGAAAAAAGTGAAATTCCACAAGTGGAACAATCAATTGATgtcataaatttaaaaagaacgagcgaattatgtatatacccCTCATTTCATTTAACACAAACACACAAATCTAAgggaataattaaaaatggaaaaaaaaattccagGAAAATGGATTCGGAAAAACTCCGTTCTTCTAGTCTGCTTAATAAATGCGGTGATTCAAATGTTAAACAagtttcaaataaaaataatgaaaaggaaaaaattaagaaagcaacgaaaattaaaaatgtggaagaaacaaataataattgcaCAGTGGTTAGTCAATCTGGGAgaacaaacaaaaatatcaaaataaacaaaaataaagaagtcAAAACAAAAGGtcttttaagaaaatatagcAGCAGAAAAAATGATCAGACAAATAaaacatacaaaaataatgacctaaaaaaaaatgtaaatcaAGGAATTAATATCTgtggaaagaaaaaaaaagagaacatagtgaaaaagaaaaacacaaaaaagcAGTTGAGTGAATCAAACGAATTACACacatataaaaagataaataagtATGGGCACAGTCATCATCTTACTAAAAAAGGCACTAATAcacaattaaataaaaatttgaaaaaatgtaaacaaatACTAAAAGATAACATTTATCACAATAtggaattttataaaaatttcgaTATAAAAAGTCAAAATAGTAACAGCATAAAGACAGAATATGTAAGCTCCATATCATCACCTACTAATAATTCAAGTGAAGACTATAATAATACAGATGATAAACAACAGAACGATAAAAAGATCCATAGATTCAAAACTTTTAAAAGTCAAGAAAGTTTACTATACGaattaataaacaaaaaggataataaaagtaaaattaaaatatttcttgaAAATTCTTGTAAAAGCAAAGACATAGATGATGCaacaaataaagaaaaggTTTCACCTAAGAGTGGTACAATTATAtgtgaagaaaaaatagtattaataaaaaaggaaaagcaaATTTCTGTAAATAACGCAGATATAATATCAAAAacaaagaattatataaataacgaACAtgtaatcaaaaaaaaaagaaattctaTTAATACAGCAGGTGaaatcaaaaaaaacaacTATGTCGGAATGAGTAGCACAAATGAAAAGACCTTTAACTGTAACAAAGAAAATTTGTCCAAATTATGTTCATCCCATGTTCCTAATACAATCATGGTGGAGACGAGCATTAACTGTAAGAAAGAGAAACAAATAAATCATATAAGTATTATTCCcaaatgggaaaaaattaGAAGTCAAGAAAGTTTACTGTACGaattaataaacaaaaacgataacaaaagtaaaattaaaaaattccttGATGACTCTGATAAACATCAAAATGTATATGAAActaaagataaagaaaaggTATCTGCACAAAATGCTACAATAAAAtgtgaagaaaaaataatgtcaataaaaaaaaaaatgagcaaTTCTACTAAGCTTAGtaatataattaagaaaGAGAATCATGTTGACCAAAAGGGCACAAATGAAATTACTACATgcattaaaacaaaatgcaAGGAGCTAAGTTCGATACACAGAGACAAATGtagtaaaaaagaagattatagtataaatcataaaaacaagaataatctaaatttacaaacatataaacaaaaagttAAAAGTCAAGAGAGTTTACTATACGAATTAATTAACATAAACAGTAATAGAAtcaaaattcaaaattttcttaaacaATCTAATCAATATGAAGCTAGTAATAATTTCCAAACTGTTCATGAAAATAAagttaatttaaaagaaaatgaaaagaaaaacaaaattataaaggATGTTTCATGCAAAGAGAGTACTTATGCTAGTAGACTtagaacaaataataattttaaaaaaatatgtttgaCCAAAAACTCCTTATGGCATGTACATAATTCAACCAAAGAAGAGATAAACAATActagggaaaaaaaattactaccaaaggaacaaaaattttataaaatgaaaaaaatatcatatccAAAGAGTCCACCTCGCACaattactaaaaaatgtaatgataaaattggaaataaaaatgaaatgtttAAAGGgagtgaaaataaaaagggaaCTGAAGAGGGAAAAGATAATACAACACttaatacaataaataacaaaattaaaaatggtaTTAAATTAAcgactaataaaaaaatggacaaaaaacaaattgtaaaaaatagtaatagggagcataatgaaaaaataaggaatgAACTAAATAATGGTTATACTAAAGAAAATGAGACCAAAAAGAGGTTAATTGCAAGTTctaaaaaagacaaaattaTTAGATATAACTACCACATCAAATCTAGTAATGACCAAGCAAAAAAAACTACTAACATAAAAGGTTCCATATTGTCAATTAACAAATGCACAAATCTGAAATGgggaaatgaaaataaacaGAATTTTTGTAGGAACAACAAcctaattatgaaaaaagaaaataaaacaatcaACCAAGCAAAATATTGCACAAATTTTAGAGTTCCCTTAAATCTGCAGAAAAAAGACAACACAGTATCGACGTTGTTCCACCTAATATACAAAACCCCCTTTGataacacaaaaaataaaaataattctagACATTATCTAAACGTAACAAAAGCATATGTAGAAAAAATtacgaaaaataataatggtacaaaaaataaagaaagcaCAAATATTGCTGGTGattacaaaatttataataaaaataataattatgatcTTGTTGAAAGagaaatgataatatatactGAAGCGAACAAAGCAAAAAGAGACAGTCTTGATATTGATCTGGATAAAAATGTTGatgcattaaaaaataagaaaaatattatcactCCAAAGTTTAATAGAAAACGTAAAATAAGTGAACTACGAATTGAATCAATAACtaagaaattttatatcaaaaCAATATTTGCAAATTCAATCATGAAATCACAAAAGAATAGTAAAAAAGTCATTAGTATGCACAATCAAATTGCCAATAATGAAGATCTTAAAAATAGGGACCCGTGTtatgatgaaaaagaaatgaatagTAAAAAATGCACAGAACGGATTATTAACACAAATcctaaattaaaaaaaaggtatattaATATCCTAGAACATGAAAAACGAAATATGGAAGTTCAAAAACATAACGTATTCTTAAACGAGACAAAGCAAAAGGTTGAAATTCGCATTTGTAATAAGACACACAAAATAATAGGCAATTATGTGAACAACCAAATCAGTGAAGCACCATTTATCTCACATGTGCTAAATCAAAATGTAAAAGAAGGAGTACCAAGATGCTTTAGAGAGGTACAAACAACAAAGACATATGAAGAAATTACTAAAATAAACTTTAGTGGTATATTAAAGGAACTCTTGAAAGAAGAGAAACTAGAAGAGATTGAATCTTTTTATGaactaaaaaaagaaattctaCCATATAaagaaagtaaaattttacaaagaAGAGCAAATAATTATACCATTTCAGcatgtttaaaaaaagaagcaatgaaattaaaaattgtaaatgaaaaaataatagcacgaattttaaaaaagacaacagtacatgtaaaatatttctacTTAAAAGAAACATCTTTGCAAATTTCTAATAAGGTAATATTTGTAGTAAAAAATGTAAGCAAAGAAATttggaaaataaaaggactgaaaaaaatgataatacgtttaggaaaaaaaaagatgaatagTTTAGAGAGAAGAAAATACCATGTTGCAAATTTGAActtctttaaaaaagaaaattgttGGGAACGAGAAAAATGTTGGCCTAAAGAAATAACTAAAGAAAGATTAGCCATAAACtatcttaataaaaataactctGAGCGAACGATAATAAAAGAACAGTACATGATGTTACATTTTtgggggaaaaaaatatatttcaaaaatgtaCCTATAAAATTTGTGCTtttagaatatttaaaaaaagaagttccgatggaaaagaaaaagcacaaaaaaaaaaaaaataaaataataatgataatagtaattatgataataattaaacGTTTAGACTcccaaaatttaaaaaaatcaacGAAACAATTAACTATGATGCGAATAGAGAAGAAAGAATGCTTAAGCTGGGATATAAAGCAGAAGCTAAGTATCATAAATAAAGtcaaaaaattgtatttgaaagaaaagaaaaagcaaataACTGTacgaaaaattttaagttaCACACGCAGTAAAGAAATGGAGCAAAAAGTTGTAATCACAGAAAACATGATATTGTATAACTTAAGTAAAaagtacattaaaaaaaatatagagaaaaagttaaataatgAAGAGGGTAAATATATCACAATAATAAAGAACAGTCAAGAACAGAAATTGGGggaaagaaataatgaattgATTACaacatcatatataaatgatattaaaaaagatatttttaagCCTCaacagataaaaaaaaaagataagcaaaaaacagaaaaggaaaaattattacttaGTAACACAGAAAGAGAAATGATAATACctaaaattatgataaaagaaaatttgcaagaaatgaagaaatacgtaatgatgataaaatatttgaagggagaaatttttaaagtagGTAAAGGTATTTTTAATGTGCAACCTTTAAACAGAGAACCAGCAATGAGATCCATAAAAGAAGTCCAAGTAGGAACCTCAAAAGAAATTGAAGTAGGAACCTCAAAAGAAATCGAAGTGGGAACCTCAAAAGAAATCAAAGTGGGAATCTCCAAAGAAATCGAAGTGGGAACCTCAAAAGAAATCAAAGTGGGAACCtcaaaagaaattaaagTGGGAACCGAAAAAGAAGTACCGAAGGAACGAATAAATGGTGacatagaaaaagaaatattggCCATAAAATACCTAATAAAGGAAATTCTGGAAGAAATAAGAAATGAAGTTATAAAAGACTACAAAATAAGAAGAcctaaaagaacaaaaaaagaaaagatacaTCATAAGAAAATGAAGGGATACGTTACTATCCGAGATATTGAAAATGAAcacttaaaatataaagaaaagaaaaatagaccgaataaaaacatacaggatgaaataaatataatagaacGAATAAACGAAGGAAAATATcacaaaagagaaaaagaaaaggaaaaagaaaaattggaaaataaaaacttaatagaaataaaagacAAAGATTGGGCAAAAGAATATATCAACCAAGCCATATTGGTGGAAGATGTGAAATgtgaaaaagaatttttaattatttcagATTTAAGGGAAGAAAACAAGAACACACCGAGAGAAGAACTAAGGGAAGATCTTTTGACGGAAGTGTTAACGATAGAAGACGTAAGGGAAAAAACCTTAAACGAAATAGAAGAAGACGAAGAAGAAGCATTAACAGAAAAGGCTATGGatgaaatattaatgataacATCCTTAAGGGAAAAACACATGAACGAAATAAGAGAAGTATTAGGGGGAGAACTTATAACAGAAATGTTTACAATAGAAGACATACGTGAAAAAAGTATGAACGAAACAAAAGAGCTGAGGGAAGAACTTATGATCGAAATGCTTACGATAGAAGATGTAcgtgaaaaaattataaacaaaacaGAAGAGGTGAGGGAAGAACTTATGATCGAAATGCTTACGATAGAAGATGTAcgtgaaaaaattataaacaaaacaGAAGAGGTGAGGGAAGAACTTATGATCGAAATGCTTACGATAGAAGATGTAcgtgaaaaaattataaacaaaacaGAAGAGGTGAGGGAAGAACTTATGATCGAAATGCTTACGATAGAAGATGTAcgtgaaaaaattataaacaaaacaGAAGAGGTGAGGGAAGAACTTATGATCGAAACGTTTACTATTACAGACTTAAGGAAAGAAACCCTAATCGAatcaaaagaaataataatggcAGAGTTCCAAacggaaataaaaaaggagaaagagGGTATCAAAGacttaaaaaaggaaaagataaaacaagaaattaaaaaattaattgaaaTGGTCAAAGACTTAAAAGaagcatatataaaagaaatgaaaagcGATACATTAACTGAAGAAATTGATAAAGAAATTATGATGATGAAAAACTTTGAAGAGGAAATTACTTTCGAAATTGAAAAGGAGTTAATGAAAGAAACTGACATGGAAATTATTATGACAGATCATGAAAAAGTTGAATCAACTTTTGAACGTGCAAACGGAATTACAATGTTAGAGGATGTAAAGGAAGCATTAACGTTAGAACCTGAAAACGAAATTGCAGTGCTTGAGGACGTAAAGGAAGCATTAACGCTCGAGagtgaaaatgaaataacTATGTCAGAGAACGCAAAACATGATTTCTTcacagaaatatataatcaaGAATTGAGTAAAGAACGGGAAACAGACGATGAGGTGACAGATGAATTAGGAAATGACAGTATCTCAAACGACAcaactaaaaaattaattaccACAAACAATACGAAACaacgaaaaaaattaaaaagaaaaggatttAGTGAaagatttaaaataaaattaaagctGATGGACAACTTAAAGAAAAGTAgcttaaaagaagaaaaaattgaaaaaagaagaaataaaaaaaaaaaaaaaaagagtttgaaacaaattattaaagatatattaaatgaagaaacTATAAAAGAAACCTTACTTGAAAACGagataaaagaaattttgcatgaaaagatattaaaaaaaaatttactttgtcaagaaaaagaaaaactaaaACAAAATGAGGAATATCTACGCTGTGAAGAATATTCGGAGGGAAAATATGTAagggaagaaaaaattgtaaaaggCCACtatgaaatgaaaaagtcaaaggaaaaattagatagagaagaaaaaataaaaaaaattatgagtAGTAAACGTGTAACATTAACTGAAGGTTTAGCCAAAAAAAGAGCAATTTTCAATGCAGAGAAAAATATGCAAGATTATTTTACTGATGATTTTTTTTGTCCTTGCTCAtga